The following proteins come from a genomic window of Rhizobium sp. 007:
- a CDS encoding entericidin codes for MLLTTKIAAACCVLLALSSCGNTIRGVGRDAANTVDATQSAGNRVGRAAAN; via the coding sequence ATGTTACTGACGACAAAAATCGCCGCCGCCTGCTGCGTTCTTCTCGCCCTTTCCTCTTGCGGGAACACTATCCGCGGCGTGGGGCGTGATGCTGCCAATACCGTGGATGCCACCCAAAGTGCCGGAAATCGGGTAGGCAGAGCAGCGGCGAATTGA
- a CDS encoding KTSC domain-containing protein, with protein MPSHLIRDTNYDAASRTLSVWLVTSENRYDYEDVSPETYAAFRRAFSKGRFFNAHIRNRFTYRISKEE; from the coding sequence ATGCCTTCGCATTTGATCCGCGACACCAATTATGATGCGGCGAGCCGCACACTCTCGGTCTGGCTGGTCACCAGCGAGAACCGCTACGACTACGAGGATGTTTCTCCCGAAACATATGCGGCGTTCCGGCGGGCCTTCTCGAAGGGACGGTTCTTCAACGCCCATATCAGGAATCGGTTCACATATCGAATTTCCAAGGAGGAGTGA
- a CDS encoding tetratricopeptide repeat protein, translated as MDDPTVHRRLTAILAADVVTYSRLMGRDEEGTHAAWKSHRKELIDAKIAECEGRIVKLTGDGFLAEFPSVVNAVTCAATVQRGMLERNAGVPQRSRIELRMGINLGDVIVEGDDIFGDGVNVAVRLESIAAPGGIAVSAAVRDNVGNRLDLRFEDMGEQTLKNIDRPVRAYGISLDFPPAPSGSDASQEEPWEIEKPSIAVLPFNNISGDPEQEYFSDGITEDIITDLSKISGLFVVARNTVYTYKGKPAKVQQVSQDLRVNYILEGSVRKAGSRVRVTAQLVEGKGGGHLWADRYDRDLTDIFALQDEITHTIVDHLKVKLLPEEKKVIGQAPTGSFEAYAYYLRGRHFLHWHSKSHYVLAKRMFAMAVELDPLYARAYAGIADCDSFLFLHYNADVSIDGILAASAKALDLESGLAEAHASRGLALSLRERHPEAMAEFDQAIALDPNLFEAYYFYARACFTQGKLDEAARLFQRAAEIKPDDYQALLVLINVLRSLGREQEMKIAAREGVARAERELVLRPENARAAYLGALGLAALGELDRAKEWAGRALTIDPDDRLAKYNVACFYSLEGEHERAIGLLVELLPRATHETKRWVKYDSDLDPIRRHPHFLKVLELLD; from the coding sequence ATGGACGATCCGACGGTGCACAGACGTTTGACGGCAATCCTCGCCGCAGACGTTGTAACTTATAGCCGACTCATGGGCCGGGACGAGGAAGGCACTCACGCGGCATGGAAATCGCATCGCAAGGAACTGATCGACGCCAAGATCGCCGAATGTGAGGGTCGCATCGTGAAGCTCACCGGCGACGGATTTCTGGCGGAATTTCCGAGCGTCGTGAATGCGGTCACCTGCGCGGCCACAGTCCAGCGGGGCATGCTAGAGCGTAATGCGGGTGTGCCGCAGCGCAGCCGAATAGAGCTTCGCATGGGCATCAACCTTGGGGACGTGATCGTTGAGGGCGACGACATCTTCGGGGACGGCGTCAACGTGGCGGTGAGGCTTGAAAGCATAGCGGCGCCGGGCGGAATCGCGGTCTCTGCAGCCGTCCGAGATAATGTCGGCAACCGGCTCGATCTTCGGTTCGAGGACATGGGCGAGCAGACGCTCAAGAACATCGACAGGCCCGTGCGCGCTTATGGTATCTCCCTGGACTTTCCTCCGGCTCCGAGCGGCTCGGATGCAAGCCAAGAAGAGCCTTGGGAGATCGAAAAGCCGTCCATCGCGGTCCTGCCATTCAACAACATCAGCGGCGACCCCGAGCAAGAATATTTTAGTGATGGGATCACTGAGGACATAATTACTGACCTGTCGAAAATCTCCGGTCTGTTCGTCGTCGCGCGCAATACGGTGTATACCTACAAGGGCAAGCCGGCGAAGGTACAGCAGGTGAGCCAGGATCTCAGGGTGAACTATATTCTTGAAGGAAGCGTCCGCAAGGCCGGCTCGCGTGTGCGCGTCACCGCGCAGCTCGTCGAGGGAAAGGGCGGAGGTCATCTCTGGGCCGATCGCTACGACCGTGATCTCACCGACATCTTCGCCCTTCAAGACGAGATCACCCATACCATCGTGGACCACTTGAAGGTCAAGCTGTTACCCGAGGAGAAGAAGGTCATCGGTCAGGCCCCGACCGGGAGTTTCGAGGCTTATGCGTACTACCTTAGAGGACGGCATTTCCTGCACTGGCACTCCAAATCTCATTACGTCCTGGCGAAGCGCATGTTCGCCATGGCCGTCGAACTCGACCCACTCTATGCCCGGGCCTACGCCGGAATTGCGGACTGCGATTCCTTTCTCTTCCTTCACTATAACGCTGATGTCTCAATCGACGGCATTCTGGCGGCCAGCGCAAAGGCGCTGGATCTTGAGAGCGGTCTCGCAGAAGCGCATGCTTCACGCGGCCTCGCTCTTTCGCTTCGCGAGCGACATCCGGAAGCGATGGCAGAGTTCGATCAGGCAATTGCCCTCGATCCCAATCTGTTTGAAGCCTATTACTTCTATGCCCGCGCCTGCTTCACCCAGGGAAAACTGGACGAAGCGGCCAGGCTTTTCCAGCGCGCCGCAGAGATCAAGCCTGACGATTACCAGGCCTTGCTTGTGCTCATTAACGTTCTCCGATCGCTCGGGCGCGAGCAGGAAATGAAGATAGCGGCGCGTGAAGGTGTTGCACGCGCCGAGCGCGAGCTCGTTTTGCGTCCGGAAAACGCGAGGGCCGCCTACCTGGGGGCTTTGGGTCTCGCGGCCCTTGGTGAGCTTGATCGTGCTAAGGAATGGGCAGGACGCGCTTTGACCATCGATCCCGACGACCGCCTGGCGAAATACAACGTGGCTTGCTTTTACTCGCTCGAGGGTGAACATGAACGAGCCATCGGCCTGCTAGTGGAGCTTCTCCCGCGCGCCACCCACGAAACAAAAAGGTGGGTGAAATACGACTCGGATCTCGACCCGATCCGTCGTCATCCGCACTTCCTGAAGGTGCTTGAACTCCTCGACTAA
- a CDS encoding general stress protein: MRTVNGLFDDYSDARSAVNELESAGVPSDDISIVSNNGRDQDNASGAAEGAATGAGIGAAVGGTGGLLAGLGLLAIPGVGPVVAAGWLVATAAGAAAGALAGGAAGGLIGALTSSGVSEEDAHLYAEGVRRGGTLVSARVDEGRVAEAEAILRRSNWVDPSERRRAYMEEGWTRFDDSLDPYSPEQIEQERNRYRRTAP; the protein is encoded by the coding sequence ATGAGAACTGTAAACGGACTATTCGACGACTATTCCGACGCCCGCTCGGCCGTGAATGAACTGGAGTCGGCCGGAGTTCCCTCCGATGATATCAGCATCGTCTCGAACAATGGGCGCGATCAGGATAACGCCTCTGGCGCAGCAGAAGGTGCGGCGACTGGCGCCGGTATCGGCGCGGCGGTGGGTGGCACCGGTGGACTACTTGCCGGGTTGGGCCTTTTGGCCATTCCAGGTGTCGGGCCTGTCGTTGCAGCCGGTTGGTTGGTCGCGACCGCGGCTGGCGCCGCTGCTGGCGCGTTAGCTGGCGGAGCTGCGGGCGGTCTGATCGGAGCGCTCACCAGTTCGGGAGTCTCGGAAGAAGATGCTCACCTCTATGCAGAGGGCGTGCGTCGGGGCGGGACGCTCGTGAGCGCAAGGGTGGACGAGGGTCGGGTCGCTGAAGCCGAAGCCATCCTCCGGCGTTCCAACTGGGTGGATCCGAGCGAACGCCGCCGTGCCTATATGGAGGAGGGCTGGACACGGTTCGACGACAGCCTCGATCCCTATAGCCCCGAGCAGATCGAACAGGAACGGAACCGCTACCGCCGTACCGCACCCTAA
- a CDS encoding DUF892 family protein: protein MFVDTLKDIYFAEKQILKALPRMARAAQSEEGKVGFLKGIIAESEEIIEEFKGSAALDAGLISAAQAVEHYEIDLYGTLIAWAKQLGLKDAIPLLQASLAEEEGLI, encoded by the coding sequence CTGTTCGTCGACACGCTGAAGGACATTTACTTCGCCGAGAAGCAAATCCTCAAAGCCTTGCCGAGGATGGCGCGCGCGGCGCAATCGGAGGAAGGCAAAGTGGGTTTCCTGAAGGGCATCATCGCCGAAAGCGAAGAGATCATCGAAGAGTTCAAGGGCTCTGCCGCACTCGACGCAGGATTGATCTCTGCGGCCCAGGCCGTCGAACATTACGAAATCGACCTCTACGGCACGCTGATCGCCTGGGCCAAGCAGCTGGGTCTGAAGGACGCGATCCCTCTCCTTCAGGCAAGCCTCGCTGAAGAGGAAGGTTTAATATGA
- a CDS encoding PepSY domain-containing protein produces the protein MKNIILVAALGASALSAFAQTTPAPSSNGNTPAVATPDTKNPAAPVEGANSFTEAQAKERIVNAGYTDVKGLKLDDKGIWMASATKDGKSLSVALDYQGNVVAK, from the coding sequence ATGAAAAACATCATTCTCGTGGCGGCCCTCGGGGCATCCGCGCTCTCGGCGTTTGCCCAGACAACCCCCGCTCCCTCGTCGAACGGAAATACCCCTGCAGTAGCGACCCCGGACACGAAGAACCCGGCGGCGCCTGTCGAAGGTGCCAACAGCTTTACCGAAGCCCAGGCCAAGGAGCGCATCGTGAACGCAGGTTACACCGATGTCAAAGGCCTGAAGCTCGATGACAAGGGGATCTGGATGGCGTCCGCCACCAAAGACGGCAAATCGTTATCGGTCGCACTCGACTACCAAGGAAATGTAGTCGCCAAGTAA
- a CDS encoding BrnA antitoxin family protein yields MANPPRRPLNPMDAAEALFKPARKAAAPAIDRPALPKTKELVSLKIDSDVLAYFQEDGPGWQDRINETLRAVMTDKT; encoded by the coding sequence ATGGCAAACCCGCCTCGCAGACCCCTCAATCCAATGGACGCGGCCGAAGCGCTGTTCAAACCAGCGAGAAAGGCCGCAGCACCTGCGATCGACCGGCCAGCGCTCCCAAAAACAAAAGAGCTTGTCTCGCTCAAGATTGACAGCGATGTGCTCGCCTATTTCCAGGAAGACGGCCCCGGCTGGCAGGATCGGATCAACGAGACATTGCGGGCCGTAATGACAGACAAGACCTGA